From the genome of Arvicola amphibius chromosome 9, mArvAmp1.2, whole genome shotgun sequence, one region includes:
- the LOC119822711 gene encoding olfactory receptor 8S1-like has translation MEGRNVTEFVLLGLTSNPQIQGLLFALFLVTYLLILMGNLLMLLVIGCDPHLHTPMYFFLRHLSFVDAFYSSVIVPKLLRNLISEWKTISFLGCFVQIALVIFSAATEACLLSAMAYDRFQAVCHPLMYVVTMNERVCSGLVIISWALGISASLVNTFLLSQEHFCGPNLICSFACEVPPVLLLVCSDPHTTVISILTTMVILGLGSLVLLLGSYSRIITTALSINSAKGRSKIFSSCSSHFLVVTIFYGSGVSRYMTPASGSTLELVLSLQYSVVTPLLNPLIYSLRNKDVKAALRRMLTRRSRLTL, from the exons ATGGAAGGTAGAAATGTCACTGAATTTGTGCTTCTGGGACTGACCAGCAACCCTCAGATTCAGGGGCTGCTCTTTGCCCTGTTCTTGGTGACTTACCTGTTGATCCTTATGGGGAACCTGCTCATGCTACTGGTGATCGGCTGTGATCCCCACCTTCatacccccatgtacttcttcctgagACACCTCTCCTTTGTAGATGCTTTCTACTCCTCAGTCATTGTACCTAAGCTCCTGAGGAACCTAATTTCTGAGTGGAAGACTATTTCCTTCCTTGGGTGTTTTGTTCAAATCGCCCTGGTCATATTTTCTGCGGCCACAGAAGCCTGCCTCCTTTCTGCGATGGCCTACGACCGCTTCCAGGCTGTGTGTCACCCACTGATGTATGTGGTCACTATGAATGAAAGAGTGTGCTCTGGGCTGGTCATCATATCCTGGGCCTTAGGAATCAGTGCTAGCCTGGTTAACACCTTCCTGCTATCTCAAGAGCACTTCTGTGGCCCAAACCTCATCTGCAGCTTTGCCTGTGAGGTTCCCCCAGTGCTCTTGTTGGTTTGTTCTGACCCCCACACTACGGTCATCTCCATCCTGACAACCATGGTGATCTTAGGTCTTGGTTCTCTTGTCCTACTGCTGGGATCCTATAGCCGTATCATCACAACAGCCCTGAGCATCAACTCAGCCAAGGGTCGCAGCAAGATCTTCTCTTCGTGCTCTTCACACTTCCTTGTGGTCACCATCTTTTATGGGTCGGGAGTATCcag GTACATGACTCCAGCATCCGGCTCAACCCTGGAGTTAGTGCTGTCTTTGCAGTACAGTGTGGTGACCCCGCTGCTAAACCCCCTCATCTACAGCCTGAGAAACAAAGACGTGAAGGCAGCTCTGAGGAGGATGCTGACCAGGaggtccaggctgaccttgtag
- the Lalba gene encoding alpha-lactalbumin, translating to MMHFVPLFLVCILFPAIQATELTKCEVYRAVEDMDGYEGISALEWTCVIFHSSGFDTQAKVNNKGGTEYGLFQISNKHWCKSSEIPESENICDVSCDDLLDDDLTDDKMCAKKILAIKGIDYWLAHKPLCSEKLEQWSCKL from the exons ATGATGcattttgttcctttgttcctAGTATGCATTTTGTTCCCGGCCATTCAGGCCACAGAGCTTACAAAATGTGAGGTGTACCGGGCCGTGGAAGACATGGATGGCTACGAAGGCATCTCTGCGCTGGAAT gGACCTGCGTTATATTTCACAGCAGCGGTTTTGACACACAAGCCAAAGTCAACAACAAGGGCGGCACAGAGTACGGACTCTTCCAGATCAGCAACAAACACTGGTGCAAGAGTAGCGAGATCCCCGAGTCTGAGAATATCTGTGACGTTTCCTGCGACG ACTTACTGGATGATGACCTTACCGATGACAAAATGTGTGCTAAGAAGATCCTGGCCATCAAAGGAATCGACTACTG GTTGGCTCACAAGCCTCTGTGCTCTGAGAAGCTGGAACAGTGGAGCTGTAAGCTGTGA
- the LOC119822710 gene encoding olfactory receptor 8S1-like, which translates to MEGRNVTEFVLLGLTSNPQTQGLLFALFLVTYLLILMGNLLMLLVIGCDPHLHTPMYFFLRHLSFVDAFYSSVIVPKLLRNLISEWKTISFLGCFIQIALVIFSGATEACLLSAMAYDRFQAVCHPLMYVVTMNERVCSGLVIISWALGISASLVNTFLLSQEHFCGPNLICSFACEVPPVLLLVCSDPHTTVISILTTMVILGLGSLVLLLGSYSRIITTALGINSAKGRSKIFSSCSSHFLVVTIFYGSGVSRYMTPASGSTLELVLSLQYSVVTPLLNPLIYSLRNKDVKAALRRMLTRRSRLTL; encoded by the exons ATGGAAGGTAGAAATGTCACTGAATTTGTGCTTCTGGGACTGACCAGCAACCCTCAGACTCAGGGGCTGCTCTTTGCCCTGTTCTTGGTGACTTACCTGTTGATCCTTATGGGGAACCTGCTCATGCTACTGGTGATCGGCTGTGATCCCCACCTTCatacccccatgtacttcttcctgagACACCTCTCCTTTGTAGATGCTTTCTACTCCTCAGTCATTGTGCCTAAGCTGCTAAGGAACCTTATTTCTGAGTGGAAGACTATTTCCTTCCTTGGGTGTTTTATTCAAATCGCCCTGGTCATATTTTCTGGGGCCACAGAAGCCTGCCTCCTTTCTGCGATGGCCTACGACCGCTTCCAGGCTGTGTGTCACCCACTGATGTATGTGGTCACTATGAATGAAAGAGTGTGCTCTGGGCTGGTCATCATATCCTGGGCCTTAGGAATCAGTGCTAGCCTGGTTAACACCTTCCTGCTATCTCAAGAGCACTTCTGTGGCCCAAACCTCATCTGCAGCTTTGCCTGTGAGGTTCCCCCAGTGCTCTTGTTGGTTTGTTCTGACCCCCACACTACGGTCATCTCCATCCTGACAACCATGGTGATCTTAGGTCTTGGTTCTCTTGTCCTACTGCTGGGATCCTATAGCCGTATCATCACGACAGCCCTGGGCATCAACTCAGCCAAGGGTCGCAGCAAGATCTTCTCTTCGTGCTCTTCACACTTCCTTGTGGTCACCATCTTTTATGGGTCGGGAGTATCcag GTACATGACTCCAGCATCCGGCTCAACCCTGGAGTTAGTGCTGTCTTTGCAGTACAGTGTGGTGACCCCGCTGCTAAACCCCCTCATCTACAGCCTGAGAAACAAAGACGTGAAGGCAGCTCTGAGGAGGATGCTGACCAGGaggtccaggctgaccttgtag